One window from the genome of Sesamum indicum cultivar Zhongzhi No. 13 linkage group LG15, S_indicum_v1.0, whole genome shotgun sequence encodes:
- the LOC105177100 gene encoding uncharacterized protein LOC105177100, with translation MADRDRPHPHQIQVHPQHPHRYEGGVKSLLPQKGPSTTQILAIITLLPISGTLLCLAGITLVGTLIGLAVATPVFVIFSPVLVPAAILIAGAVTAFLTSGAFGLTGLSSLSWVLNSFRRATGQGPLEYAKRGVQEGTLYVGEKTKQAGEAIKSTAKEGGREGTART, from the coding sequence ATGGCGGACCGCGACCGTCCACACCCCCACCAAATTCAAGTCCACCCTCAACATCCGCACCGCTATGAAGGTGGCGTCAAGTCTCTCCTCCCTCAAAAGGGCCCCTCCACCACCCAGATTCTCGCCATAATCACCCTCCTTCCCATCAGCGGCACGCTTCTTTGCCTAGCTGGGATCACGCTCGTCGGGACCCTCATCGGACTTGCAGTCGCCACCCCAGTCTTCGTGATCTTCAGCCCTGTTCTGGTTCCCGCAGCCATACTGATAGCCGGCGCGGTCACGGCGTTTTTGACGTCCGGGGCTTTTGGGCTGACGGGGCTTTCGTCGCTTTCTTGGGTTCTGAATTCATTCAGACGGGCGACGGGGCAGGGGCCGTTGGAGTACGCGAAGCGAGGCGTGCAGGAGGGGACTTTGTATGTGGGAGAGAAGACGAAGCAAGCGGGCGAAGCGATTAAGAGCACAGCCAAGGAAGGAGGGCGAGAAGGGACTGCACGGACTTGA